In Bacillus sp. FJAT-45037, the following are encoded in one genomic region:
- a CDS encoding ATP-binding protein produces MIIEKLLLHVLIVLSPVLIFSVITNGKRDVPNALLGSFYALAAVLCMVFSFQTDGLHWDLRYVVIISAFLYGGRKIGWMVFGVVMITRTLFGGDNLLFAYTCIVSAALISHFFYAKYYQLISKWHRTIVTIAMSLVPVFYQVSIVVASFYYGSLPLLNESVYAWYLVYYVLVIIVAAGFITLLHEAINEKHHMQEEIIRAEKFNTLAGLAASIAHEVRNPLTVVKGFLQLMKEDKKHSNEQYFSLVLDELGRAEGIINDYLNFAKPELKSIDDVDLLANVKEIYALLKPYALKDGVNLNVLIETDEHLIVRADRNQLKQALINFVKNAIEATPSGGNVSIILDHTDHLVTVHVSDTGKGMNKEQLNRIGTLFYTTKDKGTGLGTMVSMRIIEALGGEVSFQSKEYVGTTVAITLPIKDRDGTRQPECKREKQMKVI; encoded by the coding sequence ATGATTATCGAAAAATTATTGCTCCATGTATTAATAGTATTATCTCCTGTTTTAATATTTAGTGTAATTACTAATGGGAAAAGAGACGTACCCAATGCTTTGTTGGGGAGTTTCTATGCCCTCGCAGCAGTTTTATGTATGGTATTTTCATTCCAAACAGATGGTTTACATTGGGATTTGCGTTATGTCGTCATTATCTCAGCTTTTTTGTATGGAGGACGTAAAATTGGCTGGATGGTCTTTGGTGTAGTGATGATAACGAGAACGCTATTTGGCGGCGATAATTTACTATTTGCGTATACATGTATTGTTTCGGCTGCATTGATCTCTCATTTCTTTTATGCAAAATACTATCAACTTATTTCTAAGTGGCACCGTACGATTGTGACGATTGCTATGTCTTTGGTCCCTGTATTTTATCAAGTATCAATTGTCGTCGCGTCATTTTATTACGGTTCGCTACCACTTCTAAATGAGTCGGTGTATGCTTGGTACTTGGTTTACTATGTGCTGGTAATTATCGTTGCAGCAGGCTTTATTACCTTGTTACATGAAGCGATTAATGAGAAGCATCATATGCAAGAAGAGATCATTAGGGCTGAGAAGTTTAATACACTTGCCGGTTTAGCAGCATCAATAGCTCACGAAGTACGTAATCCATTAACTGTTGTTAAGGGGTTTCTCCAATTAATGAAGGAAGATAAGAAGCACTCCAATGAACAATATTTCTCCTTAGTGTTGGATGAGTTAGGTAGAGCAGAAGGAATTATTAATGATTACTTGAATTTCGCGAAACCAGAATTGAAAAGTATAGATGATGTTGACCTATTAGCAAATGTGAAAGAAATCTACGCTCTTTTAAAGCCTTATGCTTTAAAAGATGGTGTGAACTTGAATGTCTTAATCGAAACCGATGAGCATCTAATTGTTCGAGCAGACCGTAATCAGTTGAAGCAAGCGTTAATTAATTTTGTTAAAAATGCGATTGAAGCCACTCCAAGTGGAGGCAATGTTAGCATCATTCTTGACCACACAGACCATCTTGTAACCGTTCATGTTTCTGATACGGGCAAAGGAATGAATAAAGAACAGTTAAACCGAATTGGGACACTATTTTATACAACAAAAGATAAAGGAACTGGTCTTGGAACGATGGTATCAATGCGTATTATCGAAGCTTTAGGTGGAGAGGTTTCCTTTCAAAGTAAGGAGTATGTCGGAACAACGGTAGCAATTACTCTACCGATAAAAGACAGAGATGGTACTCGACAACCTGAGTGTAAGAGGGAAAAACAAATGAAGGTGATATAA
- a CDS encoding pseudouridine synthase has product MRIQLYVSKTGYCSRRETERMLRAGRITVNGVQATKDTFVEVTDTILLDGKPIPLKEREIYLLLHKPIGIICTAQKTVKNNLVDYLNYPERIFAVGRLDKDSEGLLLLTNNGDVVNKMMRVEEGHEKEYIVTVDRPFPDRLMEKMAGGVYMLGQTTKPCTISRVDERTFRIVLTQGLNRQIRRMTKTFGYYVTKLVRVRIMNLSIEGIAYGEWRELSEEEVQKLLEALD; this is encoded by the coding sequence GTGAGAATTCAATTGTATGTGAGTAAGACTGGTTATTGTTCAAGAAGAGAGACCGAGCGAATGTTACGGGCAGGGAGAATAACCGTCAATGGCGTCCAAGCTACAAAAGATACATTTGTAGAGGTGACTGATACGATCCTCTTAGACGGGAAACCAATTCCTTTGAAAGAGAGAGAGATTTATTTATTGCTTCACAAACCGATAGGGATTATTTGTACAGCACAAAAAACTGTGAAGAATAATCTTGTCGATTATTTGAACTATCCTGAACGAATCTTTGCGGTTGGTCGCCTTGATAAAGATTCAGAAGGGCTTCTTCTTTTAACGAACAACGGTGATGTCGTAAATAAAATGATGAGAGTAGAAGAAGGTCACGAGAAAGAATACATAGTAACGGTGGATCGTCCTTTTCCAGATCGGTTAATGGAGAAGATGGCTGGCGGGGTGTATATGTTAGGCCAAACGACAAAGCCATGTACGATCTCAAGGGTTGATGAAAGGACATTTCGGATTGTCCTAACCCAAGGGCTTAATCGCCAAATCCGACGAATGACAAAAACGTTTGGTTACTATGTAACAAAGTTAGTTAGGGTGAGGATTATGAACTTGTCTATTGAGGGAATTGCATACGGAGAGTGGAGAGAGTTAAGTGAGGAAGAAGTGCAGAAATTGTTAGAAGCACTCGATTAA
- the glpK gene encoding glycerol kinase GlpK: MKKYILSLDQGTTSTRAILFDQNGEIVHSAQKEFTQHFPKSGWVEHDANEIWGTVLSVIASALSESDIKASQIAAIGITNQRETTVVWDKHTGKPIHRAIVWQSRQTADICTDLKGKGYNDVFRQKTGLLIDAYFSGTKVKWLLDHVEGAREKAEAGDLLFGTIDTWLIWKLSGGAVHVTDYTNASRTLMYNIHELTWDAELLKILDIPKKMLPEVRSSSEVYGQTVGYHFFGENIPIAGAAGDQQAALFGQACFSEGMAKNTYGTGCFMLMNTGEKAVTSENGLLTTIAWGIDGKVEYALEGSIFVAGSAIQWLRDGMRMFNEASDSEKYAKRVESTDGVYMIPAFVGLGTPYWDSEARGAIFGLTRGTTKEHFIRATLESLAYQTKDVLQAMEADSGIILKKLRTDGGAVKNDFLMQFQSDILNASVERPVVNETTALGAAYLAGLAVGFWKDKQEIESNWKIDRTFNVEMEEKIRIELYDGWKQAVTSTMGFKPRSKS; encoded by the coding sequence ATTAAAAAGTACATACTATCACTTGACCAAGGAACGACTAGTACAAGGGCTATTCTATTTGATCAAAACGGAGAGATTGTTCATTCTGCTCAGAAGGAATTTACGCAACATTTCCCGAAGTCAGGGTGGGTCGAACATGATGCTAATGAAATTTGGGGAACGGTCTTATCTGTAATAGCTTCAGCTCTTTCTGAATCTGATATTAAAGCAAGTCAGATTGCAGCCATTGGGATTACCAACCAGCGTGAGACGACAGTTGTGTGGGATAAGCATACAGGAAAACCAATTCACCGCGCGATTGTCTGGCAATCTCGTCAAACGGCGGATATTTGTACAGATTTGAAGGGAAAAGGGTACAACGATGTTTTTCGTCAGAAGACAGGATTGCTAATTGATGCCTATTTTTCTGGCACAAAGGTGAAATGGTTGCTTGATCACGTCGAGGGAGCGCGTGAAAAAGCAGAGGCTGGGGATTTGTTGTTTGGAACCATTGATACGTGGCTTATCTGGAAATTAAGTGGTGGGGCAGTTCACGTGACTGACTATACGAATGCCTCTCGAACACTTATGTATAATATTCATGAATTAACGTGGGACGCAGAGCTGCTTAAGATCCTGGATATACCTAAAAAAATGTTGCCAGAAGTTCGATCTTCTTCTGAGGTCTATGGACAGACGGTCGGATATCATTTTTTTGGTGAGAACATTCCGATTGCAGGAGCAGCGGGTGACCAACAGGCTGCTTTATTCGGTCAAGCTTGTTTCAGTGAGGGTATGGCTAAAAACACGTATGGAACAGGCTGTTTTATGTTAATGAATACTGGTGAGAAAGCAGTCACATCAGAAAATGGACTTCTCACAACGATTGCATGGGGAATCGATGGAAAAGTAGAATACGCACTAGAGGGTAGTATCTTTGTTGCGGGTTCTGCGATTCAGTGGTTACGTGATGGAATGAGAATGTTTAATGAGGCATCTGATTCGGAAAAATATGCTAAACGAGTTGAATCAACAGACGGAGTATACATGATTCCTGCATTTGTTGGACTAGGTACACCGTATTGGGACAGTGAAGCGCGTGGAGCAATCTTTGGATTAACACGTGGGACAACGAAAGAGCACTTCATCCGTGCGACACTAGAATCACTAGCCTATCAGACAAAAGATGTCTTACAAGCAATGGAAGCTGACTCTGGCATAATATTGAAAAAGTTACGGACGGACGGTGGCGCGGTGAAGAATGATTTCTTAATGCAATTTCAAAGTGATATTTTAAATGCGTCCGTCGAAAGACCAGTTGTCAATGAGACAACGGCACTCGGAGCTGCCTACCTTGCCGGGCTTGCGGTAGGTTTCTGGAAAGATAAGCAGGAGATTGAGAGCAATTGGAAAATCGATCGAACATTTAATGTGGAGATGGAAGAGAAGATCCGAATCGAACTATATGATGGTTGGAAGCAAGCAGTAACGTCAACGATGGGATTTAAGCCGCGCTCAAAATCATAA
- a CDS encoding glycerol-3-phosphate responsive antiterminator has protein sequence MNFNNQRVLPAIKRMKDFEKVMDSSVEYIVMLDLHIAQLGAVMSHIRKAEKKVILHADMIQGLRNDKYSTEFLCQQIRPAGLISTRGDVLRTAKKNKVMAIQRLFLLDTIALETSYKLVEQVEPDFIEILPGVIPQYIKKIRQDTNTDVITGGLIETEEDVNRAFEAGAKAITTTHEDLWIFNRGEEEQGS, from the coding sequence ATGAACTTTAACAACCAACGCGTCTTACCTGCGATCAAGCGGATGAAAGATTTTGAAAAAGTCATGGATAGTTCAGTCGAATACATCGTTATGCTCGATTTGCATATTGCTCAACTAGGGGCTGTGATGAGTCACATACGCAAGGCAGAGAAAAAGGTGATTCTACACGCTGATATGATTCAAGGATTGAGAAATGACAAATACTCTACAGAGTTTCTTTGTCAGCAAATTCGACCGGCGGGGTTAATCTCGACTCGAGGGGATGTACTAAGAACAGCAAAGAAAAACAAAGTGATGGCGATTCAACGCTTATTTCTGCTTGATACAATTGCACTTGAAACGAGCTATAAGTTAGTGGAACAGGTTGAGCCAGATTTTATTGAAATATTACCTGGTGTGATTCCTCAATACATTAAAAAAATCCGTCAAGATACGAACACTGACGTCATTACAGGTGGATTGATTGAAACAGAGGAAGATGTCAACCGAGCCTTTGAGGCAGGTGCGAAAGCAATCACCACGACACACGAAGACCTATGGATATTCAATAGAGGAGAAGAAGAACAAGGCAGCTAA
- a CDS encoding EamA family transporter, translated as MKIWMYPLLIFIGGCCLGILSTFVKLAYEAGYTLATVTISQFTFGIIFLWVIFLFSPKTKLPFQHIFLMLLSGIPMALTGIFYYKALQTLDASLAIIFLFQFVWIGSLLEWVLEKKPVSKQKLLSISVLLIGSLLATGLFSQNSTSFTWHGAGWGMLSALTFSTFVYVSGTVGNKLPAIQRSTLFATGSFLLVLIVFPPTTLTTDFSTDILFYGLTLGLFGVALPPILFSIAMPHVGSGLGTILTAAELPVAVIMSFLVLNESVSSVQWLGVLVILVGILVGNYKRSTS; from the coding sequence ATGAAAATATGGATGTATCCCTTACTCATCTTTATTGGAGGTTGTTGTTTAGGGATCTTATCAACCTTTGTCAAACTTGCTTACGAGGCTGGCTATACACTTGCAACCGTGACCATCAGCCAGTTTACATTTGGAATTATCTTTCTTTGGGTTATTTTCCTCTTTTCACCTAAAACTAAACTCCCTTTTCAACATATTTTTTTAATGTTACTATCTGGTATTCCCATGGCCTTGACAGGAATCTTCTACTATAAAGCTTTACAGACATTAGATGCTTCCTTAGCGATCATCTTTTTATTTCAATTCGTTTGGATTGGTTCGCTACTTGAGTGGGTTCTAGAGAAGAAGCCTGTTAGCAAACAAAAACTCTTATCGATTAGTGTATTGCTGATTGGATCACTCCTCGCAACCGGTCTGTTTTCTCAAAATTCAACTTCATTTACTTGGCATGGTGCAGGATGGGGGATGCTTTCTGCCCTCACGTTTTCAACATTCGTCTACGTAAGTGGCACAGTAGGGAACAAACTACCTGCTATACAACGAAGTACATTATTTGCTACAGGGAGCTTTCTATTAGTACTTATTGTCTTTCCACCGACAACATTAACTACGGACTTTTCAACTGACATCTTGTTCTATGGGCTAACGCTCGGGTTATTTGGGGTAGCACTTCCACCGATTCTGTTCTCGATTGCTATGCCCCATGTTGGCTCAGGACTTGGTACGATCTTAACTGCAGCAGAACTTCCGGTTGCTGTGATTATGTCGTTTCTTGTTTTAAATGAATCCGTATCATCAGTACAATGGCTAGGCGTCTTGGTTATCTTAGTTGGCATTCTAGTCGGTAATTACAAGAGATCAACTTCTTAA
- a CDS encoding polysaccharide biosynthesis protein, whose translation MNTFLKGAILLILVAFIGECLEFLINMILARELGEEGLGMYMSILPTVMFVVVIASLELPISISKFVAEKEPIFHRNMLHHAIRFAMFSTILFVVIAFVILPVIPVFDRYHPATPFLFIVLIPIIAFSSVARGYFMGAQDMSKIAIANFLRRAGHLLLLVFVFTVFSFDLETAIFVSLSTLIITEMVVLLYLMVAFYWKMNELKRHPQAKVPGKNVRRTLLQVSLPTTGLRIFHAASFAVKPFLIKTALVRGGMVDTMAMIQYGKLAGVAFTIGFFPAFIAHSLLIVLIPAVSESYAKGDIKRLQKLLRRVMFTTFAYGFPAVYIFYFYAEPLTSLFFDQSPAAGYLQLLVPYFLFHYFVMPMQAYLIGLGLVKEAFWHAVWATTISFILMYVLGSRPELQMGGIIIGMNMGAVLLTLMHYVTITKKLGLTIWMKTEQ comes from the coding sequence ATGAATACATTTCTTAAAGGGGCCATTTTATTAATTCTTGTTGCATTTATTGGAGAATGCTTAGAATTTTTGATTAATATGATCTTAGCGCGAGAGCTTGGCGAAGAAGGCCTCGGCATGTATATGTCTATCTTACCTACAGTAATGTTTGTCGTTGTAATTGCCAGTTTAGAGTTGCCAATTTCGATATCTAAATTTGTTGCTGAAAAAGAACCGATCTTCCACCGAAATATGCTTCATCATGCGATCCGATTTGCTATGTTCAGTACGATTCTTTTTGTCGTTATTGCTTTTGTCATTTTACCTGTGATTCCGGTGTTTGATCGGTATCACCCGGCCACTCCTTTTTTGTTTATAGTATTGATCCCGATTATTGCCTTTTCCTCTGTAGCTAGAGGATATTTCATGGGCGCACAGGACATGAGTAAGATCGCTATTGCTAACTTTCTAAGACGAGCAGGGCACTTGCTATTACTTGTCTTCGTATTTACCGTCTTTTCATTTGACTTAGAAACAGCAATTTTTGTATCTCTTAGTACGTTAATTATTACGGAAATGGTCGTTTTACTTTATTTGATGGTCGCGTTCTATTGGAAAATGAATGAATTAAAACGACATCCTCAAGCGAAAGTTCCAGGGAAAAACGTAAGAAGAACGCTTCTGCAAGTCTCATTGCCAACCACAGGCTTAAGGATCTTTCATGCCGCCTCTTTTGCAGTAAAACCATTTCTCATCAAAACGGCGTTAGTGCGTGGGGGGATGGTCGATACGATGGCGATGATTCAATATGGTAAGCTTGCCGGAGTAGCGTTTACGATTGGCTTTTTCCCAGCATTCATCGCGCATTCTTTGTTAATCGTGTTAATCCCGGCAGTCTCAGAATCCTATGCAAAAGGAGATATCAAACGTCTTCAAAAGCTATTACGACGAGTGATGTTTACCACGTTTGCTTATGGATTTCCTGCGGTTTACATTTTTTATTTTTACGCAGAGCCCCTAACAAGTCTGTTCTTTGATCAATCGCCTGCTGCCGGTTATTTGCAATTGCTCGTACCGTATTTCTTATTTCATTATTTTGTTATGCCGATGCAGGCGTATTTAATTGGTCTTGGTTTAGTGAAAGAAGCATTTTGGCACGCTGTTTGGGCAACGACGATATCTTTTATTTTGATGTACGTCTTAGGTTCTCGACCGGAATTACAGATGGGTGGCATCATTATCGGTATGAATATGGGGGCTGTCCTTTTAACCTTAATGCATTACGTAACGATTACAAAAAAACTTGGCCTAACGATCTGGATGAAGACCGAACAATAG
- the treP gene encoding PTS system trehalose-specific EIIBC component, with product MSANKEAAKQILEAIGGKENIASATHCVTRLRFALHDEGKVEKEKLEEIDMVKGSFATNGQFQVIIGQGLVDKVFKELMDLAGIDQSSKEETKTAASKNLNPIQRAIKVLADVFIPILPAIVTAGLLMGVNNILTAPGIFGAQSLVEMFPQWADFANIIHLIANTAFVFLPALIGWSAVKRFGGNELLGVVLGLMLVHPDLLNAWAYGEALEAGEIPYWNLFGFDVAQVGYQGQVLPILLASFVLAKIEIALKKRIPDGFQLLVVAPVALLVTGFLSFIIIGPITFAIGNGITDLFVGIFDNFAAIGGLLYGAIYAPLVITGMHHTFLAVDLQLIGSVGGTFLWPIVALSNIAQGSAALAMYFVLRDEKVKGLSFTSAISAYLGITEPAMFGVNLRYRFPFICAIIGSAIAAVWITINAVTAPAIGVGGLPAVFSIEGGKWLVFSIGMLVAFVLPFVLTLAFAKVRKPKL from the coding sequence ATGAGTGCAAATAAAGAAGCTGCAAAGCAAATACTTGAAGCTATTGGCGGAAAAGAAAATATTGCTTCAGCAACTCATTGTGTAACTCGTCTACGATTTGCTCTTCATGATGAAGGGAAAGTAGAGAAGGAAAAGCTAGAAGAGATTGATATGGTGAAAGGGTCGTTTGCAACAAATGGCCAGTTCCAAGTCATAATTGGACAAGGACTTGTGGACAAAGTATTTAAAGAATTAATGGATTTAGCGGGCATCGATCAATCTTCAAAAGAGGAAACGAAAACAGCCGCCTCGAAGAATTTAAATCCAATACAACGAGCTATTAAAGTATTGGCAGATGTCTTTATCCCGATCTTGCCAGCGATTGTTACAGCTGGTCTACTTATGGGGGTTAACAATATTTTGACAGCTCCTGGCATTTTTGGTGCACAGTCACTTGTTGAAATGTTCCCGCAGTGGGCAGACTTTGCTAATATTATTCATTTAATTGCAAATACCGCCTTTGTCTTCTTACCGGCACTGATAGGTTGGTCGGCAGTTAAACGATTTGGTGGAAATGAATTACTCGGGGTTGTTCTTGGTTTAATGCTTGTTCACCCTGACTTACTGAATGCTTGGGCATATGGAGAAGCTTTAGAAGCAGGAGAAATTCCATATTGGAACTTATTTGGATTTGATGTCGCGCAAGTTGGTTACCAAGGACAAGTATTACCAATTTTACTTGCATCCTTTGTTCTGGCAAAAATAGAAATAGCCCTGAAGAAGAGAATTCCAGACGGATTCCAATTACTCGTTGTTGCTCCAGTTGCTTTATTAGTTACAGGTTTCTTATCCTTCATTATCATCGGACCAATTACCTTTGCGATTGGTAATGGAATCACTGATTTATTTGTAGGGATTTTTGATAACTTCGCTGCAATTGGTGGGTTATTATACGGTGCGATCTATGCGCCACTTGTTATTACAGGAATGCATCACACATTCTTAGCTGTGGATCTTCAATTAATCGGTAGTGTCGGTGGCACGTTCTTATGGCCAATTGTTGCTCTTTCAAATATTGCACAAGGTTCGGCAGCACTTGCGATGTACTTCGTGTTACGTGATGAAAAAGTAAAAGGTCTATCATTTACTTCAGCGATCTCAGCGTATCTTGGAATTACTGAACCAGCGATGTTTGGGGTAAACTTACGTTATCGTTTCCCATTCATCTGTGCCATTATCGGTTCAGCGATTGCAGCTGTATGGATTACTATTAATGCGGTAACAGCTCCAGCGATTGGAGTAGGTGGACTACCAGCAGTGTTCTCGATTGAAGGTGGAAAATGGTTAGTGTTCTCAATCGGAATGTTGGTTGCATTCGTCTTACCATTCGTTCTAACATTGGCCTTTGCAAAAGTTCGCAAACCCAAACTCTAA
- the treC gene encoding alpha,alpha-phosphotrehalase, translating to MNEWWRKSVVYQIYPKSFNDTTGNGVGDLEGIIEKLDYLKNLGVDVLWLTPVYASPQKDNGYDISDYYSIHDEYGTMEDFDRLLQETHDRGMKLIMDLVVNHTSTEHGWFKESKTSKENKYRDFYIWKDAVDGAEPTNWQSKFGGNAWKWDEETQQYFLHLFDVTQADLNWENEELRQHVYEMMHFWFDKGIDGFRLDVINLISKDQTFPNDDGSVAPGDGRKFYTDGPRVHEFLQEMNREVLSKYDSMTVGEMSSTSIEHCIQYSNPKSQELSMTFNFHHLKVDYPNGEKWAIADFDFQSLKQILTKWQVEMHQGGGWNALFWCNHDQPRVVTRYGNDQEFHNESAKMLATTIHMMQGTPYIYQGEEFGMTDPKFTAIDQYRDVETLNYYKIMKEKGIADADIMEIIKRKSRDNSRTPVQWNDSLHAGFTTGTPWIGVSDNYKSINAEDAVADENSVYYHYRKLIDLRKQYDVITYGDYKLILEDDEQVFAYVREYKEERLVVLNNFYGQETTIDLTNIIEGTECQLLLSNYDDSKIIAELKTLRPYESLVYLLKKS from the coding sequence ATGAACGAATGGTGGAGAAAGTCAGTAGTTTATCAAATATATCCAAAAAGCTTTAATGATACGACAGGAAACGGAGTAGGAGATTTAGAAGGCATCATTGAAAAGCTTGATTATTTAAAAAATCTAGGGGTCGATGTTCTTTGGTTAACACCGGTATACGCTTCTCCGCAAAAAGATAATGGTTATGACATTAGCGATTATTATTCCATTCATGATGAATACGGAACGATGGAAGACTTTGATCGTTTACTACAAGAGACGCATGACCGTGGCATGAAGCTGATTATGGACTTAGTTGTGAATCATACGTCAACTGAACATGGATGGTTTAAAGAGTCTAAGACATCGAAAGAGAATAAATACCGTGATTTTTATATTTGGAAAGATGCAGTTGACGGGGCAGAACCAACGAATTGGCAATCAAAGTTTGGAGGGAACGCTTGGAAGTGGGATGAAGAAACACAGCAATACTTCCTTCACTTATTTGATGTTACACAAGCTGACCTAAACTGGGAAAATGAAGAGTTACGTCAGCATGTATACGAAATGATGCATTTCTGGTTTGATAAAGGAATTGATGGATTCCGACTAGATGTGATTAATCTCATTTCTAAAGATCAAACATTCCCAAATGATGATGGTTCTGTAGCTCCTGGAGATGGCCGTAAGTTTTATACAGATGGGCCGCGAGTCCATGAATTCTTACAAGAGATGAACCGCGAAGTATTATCAAAGTATGACAGCATGACAGTTGGTGAGATGTCATCCACATCGATTGAGCATTGTATTCAATACTCGAATCCAAAAAGTCAGGAATTAAGCATGACATTTAATTTCCATCATTTAAAGGTTGATTATCCGAATGGAGAGAAGTGGGCGATTGCCGATTTTGATTTTCAATCGTTGAAGCAAATTTTAACGAAGTGGCAAGTGGAAATGCACCAAGGTGGCGGATGGAATGCGCTGTTCTGGTGTAATCATGATCAACCACGTGTCGTAACTCGGTACGGAAATGATCAAGAATTCCATAATGAATCAGCGAAAATGCTCGCAACAACAATTCATATGATGCAAGGCACACCGTACATCTATCAAGGGGAAGAATTTGGAATGACTGACCCGAAGTTCACAGCGATTGATCAATACCGAGATGTCGAAACCCTTAATTATTATAAGATCATGAAAGAAAAAGGAATTGCAGATGCTGATATTATGGAGATTATTAAGCGCAAATCTCGTGATAATTCCAGAACGCCGGTCCAATGGAATGACAGTCTGCATGCAGGGTTTACAACTGGAACACCTTGGATTGGTGTCAGTGATAATTATAAGTCAATCAACGCAGAAGATGCTGTAGCTGATGAAAACTCCGTGTACTATCATTACAGAAAATTAATTGATCTACGTAAGCAGTATGACGTGATCACGTATGGCGATTACAAGCTTATTCTTGAAGATGATGAACAAGTATTTGCATACGTTCGTGAATACAAAGAGGAACGGTTAGTTGTATTGAACAATTTCTATGGCCAAGAAACAACAATTGATCTGACGAATATAATCGAAGGAACAGAATGTCAGTTACTTTTATCAAACTATGATGATTCAAAAATAATAGCGGAGTTGAAAACCCTTCGTCCTTACGAGTCACTCGTTTATCTTTTAAAAAAGTCGTGA
- the treR gene encoding trehalose operon repressor, whose translation MTRNKFRLIYDELTSKVQKGEKRSGELLPSENELAEMYQASRETIRKALKLLSEHGYIQKIQGKGSVVLDISKIDFPISGLVSFKELADKMGKRANTTVVTFEQSPATDFLKKHLQTEPEENVWSVYRVREIDEEKIILDKDFLRTNIVPSLTKKVCEQSIYAYLENELGLQVSFAKKEITVEEPTDEDLELLDLDGFSNVVVVKSHVYLDDARLFQYTESRHRPDKFRFVDFARRTKS comes from the coding sequence ATGACAAGAAATAAATTTAGACTAATTTATGATGAATTGACTAGTAAGGTTCAAAAGGGAGAGAAACGAAGTGGAGAACTCCTCCCCTCTGAAAATGAGCTAGCAGAGATGTATCAAGCATCACGAGAGACCATACGTAAAGCATTGAAGCTATTGTCAGAACATGGATATATCCAAAAAATTCAAGGAAAAGGATCTGTTGTATTAGATATCAGTAAGATCGATTTTCCGATCTCAGGTTTAGTCAGCTTTAAAGAGCTTGCTGACAAGATGGGTAAGAGAGCGAATACGACAGTTGTTACGTTCGAGCAATCACCTGCCACGGATTTTTTAAAGAAGCATTTACAAACGGAACCTGAAGAAAATGTTTGGTCTGTGTACCGAGTTCGTGAAATTGACGAAGAAAAAATTATCCTTGATAAAGATTTCTTGCGCACAAATATTGTCCCAAGCTTAACGAAAAAAGTGTGTGAACAATCGATTTATGCTTATCTAGAAAACGAACTTGGTCTACAAGTGAGCTTCGCGAAAAAAGAAATCACAGTAGAAGAGCCGACAGATGAAGACTTAGAATTACTAGATCTAGACGGCTTCTCTAATGTAGTGGTTGTGAAAAGCCATGTTTACCTTGATGATGCTAGACTTTTCCAATACACGGAGTCGCGGCATCGACCAGATAAGTTCCGCTTTGTTGATTTTGCTCGTCGAACAAAATCATAA
- a CDS encoding glutathione peroxidase produces the protein MATVHDFTVETPKGKKVSLTDFEGKVMVIVNTATKCGLAPQFDGLEKLHQQYKDKGLVVLGFPCNQFMNQEPVSNDQMTEACKVNFGVTFPLFAKIKVNGSDAHPLYKHLKDQQKGMLGQGIKWNFTKFLIDQKGNVIKRYSPNTSPEAMEEDIKRLLEA, from the coding sequence ATGGCGACTGTGCATGATTTTACTGTTGAAACACCTAAAGGGAAAAAGGTTTCTTTAACAGACTTTGAAGGGAAAGTAATGGTCATTGTAAATACAGCAACTAAATGTGGCCTAGCTCCTCAATTTGATGGCTTAGAAAAACTACATCAACAATACAAAGATAAAGGTCTCGTTGTACTTGGATTTCCTTGTAATCAATTTATGAATCAAGAGCCGGTTTCAAATGATCAAATGACAGAAGCTTGTAAGGTGAACTTTGGAGTGACTTTTCCACTTTTTGCTAAAATAAAAGTGAACGGCTCAGATGCTCACCCGTTGTATAAACATTTAAAGGATCAACAAAAAGGCATGCTAGGTCAAGGGATTAAGTGGAATTTTACCAAGTTTTTAATTGATCAAAAGGGTAATGTTATTAAAAGGTATAGTCCTAATACATCACCAGAAGCAATGGAAGAAGATATTAAACGTCTACTCGAAGCTTAA